The following proteins come from a genomic window of Roseofilum capinflatum BLCC-M114:
- a CDS encoding NB-ARC domain-containing protein produces the protein MDVEAILTWADELMLAKTGTRLSSLQRAVLVGVWNHQKYKEIADEYHCGEGNVKIVAGNLWKLIGEELGEKVNKKNFRATLERYYISHSKINNFEKSFNQNNINFCSKDLYSRDPTKNRSPTSKGTQQRHDLIEAPEYYPLNNRSTELTTLKQWVLDEKIKIVTIFGLPRIGKTTLARALVEEVKTQFEAVIWRNCTNSVKRESLEDEIIDCIGKNETDKSAKLIHYLRSSRSLIILDDFQELFTPGELAGTYLPGCESYGKLLREIRRLHHRSCFLLLSYEKPTEIATLERENNHCLSLQLGSLGTAAKEILSHHQLMDEERWEELIQRYGGNPSWLNIIASTIQDFFNRSVDKFLSYPNPFLGDLEPILQDYYQRLSPSEMTVVQWLASEDTTDIFHKPKELALSDAEFSQAIHSLIKRGVIQKEANDDVAQFILQPTFSSYIHGL, from the coding sequence ATGGATGTGGAAGCAATCCTGACATGGGCCGATGAGTTGATGTTGGCTAAAACAGGCACAAGGTTAAGTAGTCTGCAACGAGCTGTGTTGGTTGGGGTTTGGAATCATCAGAAATATAAAGAGATTGCGGATGAATATCACTGTGGCGAAGGGAATGTGAAAATAGTGGCGGGGAACTTATGGAAGTTGATTGGAGAAGAGTTGGGAGAAAAAGTTAATAAGAAGAATTTTCGCGCAACATTGGAGAGGTATTATATTTCCCATTCTAAAATCAACAATTTTGAGAAAAGTTTCAATCAAAATAATATTAATTTTTGTAGCAAAGATTTATACTCTAGAGATCCAACCAAAAACCGCTCCCCTACTTCTAAGGGAACGCAACAACGCCACGATCTCATAGAAGCGCCAGAATACTATCCTCTCAATAATCGCAGCACTGAACTAACCACACTGAAACAGTGGGTATTGGATGAAAAAATCAAGATAGTTACAATTTTTGGATTACCTCGCATCGGCAAAACCACTCTCGCGAGAGCATTGGTAGAAGAGGTTAAAACTCAATTTGAAGCCGTCATCTGGCGCAACTGCACGAATAGTGTAAAACGGGAATCTCTGGAAGATGAAATTATAGACTGTATCGGCAAAAATGAAACGGATAAATCTGCAAAACTCATCCATTATTTGCGCTCTTCTCGTTCCCTGATTATCCTCGATGACTTCCAAGAACTGTTTACTCCGGGTGAGTTGGCTGGGACTTATTTACCTGGATGTGAAAGTTATGGTAAACTCTTAAGAGAAATAAGGCGCTTGCATCACCGCAGTTGCTTCCTTCTCCTCAGTTACGAAAAGCCCACAGAAATTGCCACCTTAGAACGGGAAAACAACCATTGTCTCAGCTTACAATTGGGGAGTTTAGGAACAGCAGCCAAGGAAATCTTGAGCCACCACCAACTCATGGATGAAGAGCGGTGGGAAGAACTGATTCAACGCTACGGAGGTAACCCTTCCTGGCTCAATATTATTGCTTCTACTATTCAGGACTTCTTTAACCGTAGCGTTGATAAGTTCCTATCCTATCCTAACCCCTTTCTGGGCGACCTAGAACCGATATTGCAAGACTATTATCAACGCTTATCCCCCTCGGAAATGACTGTGGTTCAATGGTTAGCCAGTGAAGACACGACCGATATTTTCCACAAACCCAAAGAGTTAGCCTTGTCTGATGCTGAATTCTCGCAAGCAATACATTCTTTAATTAAACGGGGAGTTATTCAGAAAGAGGCGAATGATGATGTGGCCCAATTTATTCTACAACCGACGTTTTCATCTTATATTCATGGTCTATAG